The proteins below come from a single Mucilaginibacter mali genomic window:
- a CDS encoding DUF4134 domain-containing protein, whose protein sequence is MNKIRKMWATAVALALGTASAFAQNGVTGLNSATTSLKTYVAPVTNVTLVIGGIVGIVGAIRVYSKWNSGDQDINKELMGWGGSCVFLVVSAVVIKAFFGLT, encoded by the coding sequence ATGAACAAAATCAGAAAAATGTGGGCCACAGCCGTGGCCCTTGCATTGGGTACGGCTTCTGCCTTTGCCCAGAACGGTGTTACCGGCCTGAACTCCGCTACCACTTCCCTTAAAACTTATGTCGCCCCTGTCACCAATGTGACCCTGGTCATCGGGGGTATCGTCGGCATTGTCGGCGCGATCCGCGTTTACTCGAAATGGAACAGCGGCGACCAGGATATTAACAAAGAATTAATGGGCTGGGGAGGCAGTTGTGTGTTCCTCGTGGTGTCCGCAGTCGTGATCAAAGCCTTCTTTGGTTTGACCTAA
- a CDS encoding ParA family protein: MVIIIGNQKGGAGKSTLTLLLANYLTQNKKCKVTVLDMDYQQSISQKFEKAKILENAEPYEVLAFGLADFPMMADTIRDNPKDIVLIDLPGKLDDDGLIGVFKAAQVAICPFAYDEFSFESTIPFALVLKKINPEVHLLFVPNRIKANVKYEIKADVNDQLNQLGHVTEAIADRIDFQRTNTFQTPINVQALLLPVFERVFKDFIQPYL, encoded by the coding sequence ATGGTCATTATTATCGGAAACCAGAAAGGCGGCGCCGGAAAAAGCACGCTCACACTTTTGCTGGCCAATTATCTCACGCAAAATAAAAAGTGCAAAGTCACTGTGCTGGATATGGATTACCAGCAGTCAATTTCCCAAAAATTCGAGAAAGCAAAAATACTGGAGAATGCCGAGCCGTATGAGGTGCTGGCATTTGGATTAGCAGACTTCCCAATGATGGCAGACACTATCCGTGATAATCCAAAGGATATTGTTTTGATCGACCTGCCGGGCAAGCTGGATGACGATGGTTTGATAGGTGTTTTTAAAGCAGCGCAGGTAGCGATTTGTCCATTTGCCTATGATGAGTTCAGCTTTGAATCAACGATCCCTTTCGCTTTGGTACTGAAGAAGATTAACCCGGAGGTGCATTTATTATTTGTACCCAACCGCATCAAGGCCAATGTCAAGTACGAGATCAAAGCGGATGTGAACGACCAATTGAACCAACTGGGGCACGTTACCGAGGCGATTGCCGACCGTATCGATTTCCAGCGCACCAATACTTTCCAGACACCAATCAACGTGCAGGCGCTTTTGCTGCCGGTTTTCGAGCGGGTTTTTAAAGACTTTATCCAACCCTATTTATGA
- a CDS encoding plasmid transfer protein translates to MARQFQVYKGLQRPLVYRGFKGKYIYWGVASLLAGLVLGALTMALVNMWLGLIVLIASVAGGLVFIAAKQKQGLHIKARPTGIFIHQVNFKNLSRYGRKTSL, encoded by the coding sequence ATGGCAAGGCAATTCCAGGTATACAAGGGGCTGCAAAGGCCGCTCGTATATCGCGGTTTTAAAGGCAAATACATCTATTGGGGCGTTGCTTCGCTTTTAGCCGGTCTGGTATTGGGCGCGTTAACGATGGCGCTGGTCAATATGTGGCTCGGCCTGATCGTCCTGATCGCCTCAGTTGCTGGTGGACTGGTCTTTATCGCCGCCAAACAGAAACAAGGCCTCCATATCAAAGCCCGTCCGACGGGTATATTTATTCACCAGGTCAATTTCAAAAATCTCTCCCGTTATGGCCGGAAAACAAGTCTTTAA
- a CDS encoding plasmid mobilization protein: protein MNGRGRTKGRPQMPGGKKIKKIDARFTEDEYKIICELEQTLGLTKTELIRQRLLSNAGLLVVNAKELIVLLDQVGAEMGRCGNNINQLAKYANILKKRGMLSPVVIERFTVLFEQYLKNQQALDTSLRKIFRMTGL from the coding sequence ATGAATGGTAGAGGCAGGACAAAGGGCAGGCCGCAAATGCCCGGCGGTAAAAAGATCAAGAAGATCGATGCCCGCTTTACGGAAGATGAATATAAGATCATCTGCGAACTGGAGCAAACATTGGGTTTGACCAAAACGGAGTTGATCAGGCAGCGACTGTTGAGTAATGCAGGATTACTGGTCGTGAATGCAAAGGAGCTGATCGTTTTATTGGACCAGGTGGGTGCCGAGATGGGACGCTGCGGCAATAACATAAACCAGTTAGCGAAATATGCAAACATCCTGAAAAAACGAGGTATGCTATCGCCTGTAGTGATTGAGCGATTTACTGTTTTGTTTGAGCAATATCTAAAAAACCAACAAGCACTGGATACCAGCCTGCGCAAAATCTTCCGGATGACCGGCTTATAG
- a CDS encoding toprim domain-containing protein, giving the protein MENQTLKASEIKENYSLVDLLTHLGYEPVKRVRNEQLYLSMLRDSDTTPSFSVNDKQGTWFDFGEGKGGNIIDFALLYWKGLPFPEVLEKIVLTCGSLIPDLAAAPNYKRQSLLEKEPSYKILDIKDIGSNAAILNYLESRGVGQVAEGRLKEIYYYIEDEDKKRNKFFAAGWQNEQGAWEIRNLNFKGCLGHKAISFIPNSEKKLAVFEGFFNYLSWLTENPFAPDSVLVLNSLSLLQAGIIKAQDFRDIALYFDNDPSGRQATHDFQAALPWAVDRASIYKGYNDYNDLIVAERINYQLNR; this is encoded by the coding sequence ATGGAAAATCAAACATTAAAGGCAAGCGAGATCAAAGAAAATTATTCCCTTGTTGACCTGCTAACGCACTTGGGCTATGAGCCGGTCAAGCGAGTTCGCAATGAACAGCTTTATTTGAGTATGCTGCGCGATTCGGATACGACACCCTCATTTTCCGTAAATGACAAACAGGGCACCTGGTTCGATTTCGGCGAAGGCAAAGGCGGCAACATTATAGATTTTGCCCTGCTATATTGGAAAGGCTTGCCTTTTCCCGAAGTATTGGAAAAAATAGTCCTGACCTGCGGTAGTCTAATTCCGGATTTAGCTGCTGCGCCAAATTATAAAAGACAATCATTGCTTGAAAAGGAACCCAGTTATAAAATACTGGACATTAAAGACATTGGCAGCAATGCCGCCATCCTGAATTACCTGGAAAGCCGGGGTGTCGGTCAGGTCGCTGAGGGCCGCCTCAAAGAAATTTATTATTATATAGAGGATGAAGATAAAAAGCGGAATAAGTTCTTTGCAGCAGGCTGGCAAAACGAACAGGGTGCCTGGGAAATTCGTAACCTTAACTTTAAAGGCTGTTTGGGACACAAGGCGATCAGCTTTATCCCAAATTCGGAAAAGAAGCTGGCAGTGTTTGAAGGTTTTTTTAACTACTTGAGCTGGCTCACAGAGAACCCGTTCGCACCGGACAGCGTGCTCGTACTAAATTCGCTCTCATTGCTTCAGGCAGGAATAATCAAAGCCCAGGACTTCCGGGATATCGCCCTCTACTTCGATAACGACCCATCCGGACGGCAGGCCACCCACGATTTTCAAGCGGCGTTACCCTGGGCCGTCGACCGAGCCAGTATTTATAAAGGCTACAATGATTACAATGACCTGATCGTTGCAGAGCGAATCAATTACCAGCTAAACCGATGA
- a CDS encoding plasmid transfer protein codes for MKRKLFYLCLLFTLWGTAGFAQTATVDTAISRKSLQYLQGDAVYESGVMVFLKGLKGSIWNHFSMFIGDAQALAAIFMIIFFAIKSYEMMVGDKRMEIMPLLRPFGLAMIIIWWGGFVKMVAFPTDLVAQQTEQMFDSVQSDVDGLRFTRANLMLQVANSLYTFQAQADVAEKESDTWYGQAWNTVTSTVKQGIADVVSPLLELKNRLTVGMQLLFTQLLELLGIWILRIATYIIFMIQIIYSSILIILGPFSVAVSILPAFRDSFSTWVARFVSVNLYSGIAYLIMYLCGLMEQYALTSEISKYQELVGKTGAPADMAKLAVFAGNGILSFGTVIIVFVIGAICMFTVPSISTWIISTSGISSAASNIGRGASTMAGATRIVGSFI; via the coding sequence ATGAAACGGAAACTATTTTATTTATGCCTGTTGTTCACCTTATGGGGAACGGCAGGTTTTGCCCAAACTGCTACCGTTGATACAGCCATTAGCCGCAAGTCGCTGCAATACCTGCAAGGCGATGCGGTCTATGAAAGCGGTGTCATGGTATTTTTGAAAGGGCTCAAAGGCTCGATCTGGAACCATTTCAGTATGTTCATCGGCGATGCACAGGCGTTGGCCGCCATCTTTATGATCATATTTTTTGCCATCAAAAGCTATGAAATGATGGTGGGTGACAAGCGTATGGAGATCATGCCGCTGTTACGGCCTTTCGGTTTGGCCATGATCATTATCTGGTGGGGCGGATTCGTGAAAATGGTTGCCTTTCCGACAGACCTGGTGGCCCAGCAGACCGAGCAAATGTTTGACAGCGTGCAAAGCGATGTAGACGGCTTGCGCTTTACACGGGCTAACCTAATGCTGCAAGTCGCCAATTCCTTATATACGTTCCAGGCACAGGCCGACGTTGCTGAAAAGGAAAGCGATACCTGGTACGGGCAGGCCTGGAATACGGTAACGAGCACAGTGAAACAAGGTATCGCCGATGTGGTTTCGCCATTGCTGGAACTGAAGAACCGGCTCACGGTCGGGATGCAACTGCTATTTACCCAACTTTTGGAGTTATTGGGGATTTGGATTCTGCGCATCGCGACGTACATTATATTTATGATCCAGATTATTTATTCATCTATCTTGATCATATTAGGGCCGTTCTCGGTAGCGGTCAGTATTCTGCCTGCTTTTCGCGATAGTTTTTCAACCTGGGTAGCACGTTTTGTGTCGGTCAATTTGTATTCGGGTATCGCTTACCTGATCATGTACCTCTGCGGCCTGATGGAACAATATGCACTGACCTCCGAGATCAGCAAGTACCAGGAACTCGTGGGTAAAACCGGAGCGCCTGCGGATATGGCGAAACTGGCGGTTTTTGCCGGTAACGGTATATTGTCATTCGGTACGGTCATTATCGTATTTGTGATCGGTGCCATCTGTATGTTTACCGTGCCCAGCATTTCTACGTGGATCATCTCCACTTCGGGTATCAGCTCGGCCGCCTCCAACATTGGCCGTGGTGCCAGCACCATGGCCGGTGCCACCCGCATCGTCGGCAGTTTCATCTAA
- a CDS encoding TraG/VirB4 family ATPase: MAGKQVFNIPYIGIDHYHGIDILVGTGGECSVVIKITNPVTRFSAASSAYDEFHALMINVVKIMGDGYLLQKSDVISKEKYPLKEGSEYLQQKYNEHFAGRDYIRVNTYMTLTKQVRKGAFYVFDKKVLRDFSQQLDKVMDILVAAKTSPVILQEQQLNLLIMQFLAMDFKPEHIVLNNFAPNDTEIKMGDRAIRNIPLINIDNVDLPPTVNTHIEMNEKETLRGFPVDFLSFLFRVPDFEVILFNQVIDIPSQFMTLKKLELKKKRHSGIPDPANTLCVEDIDLLLNDVARENQLLVNCHFNIVLAAQQDKIQKAANFIESALFGLGIMASKNGYNQLELYRCALPGNAVELKDYDWFLTTCDAAICFFLKESMPLDELSDFLVRFTDRQGVPVGIDVADLPMRTNRINNRNKFVLGPSGSGKSFFMNSLIEQYMLFNMDMVIVDTGHSYSGLCAYYKGKYITYTDKKPITMNPFQITVEEFNIEKKDFLISLVGLLWKGADGVFSQVERDVISNVINAYYLQYFEQEKLPPISKKDQFAIRKKVLEEMKGGSGFTPFAEFEIEVLDNDLAGELPRDDQALVDALTHSGDTLTPNETNPFRAAYDEKFHQAVKDEQLRRVKADGKPHIEQLNFNSFYEFALWKIPEIKQEERIPFDVDEFRYVLKKFYMGGEFAQILNEATDSSLFTERFIVYEIDAVKENRVLFPIVTLAIMDVFIQKMRFRSSRRKALVVEEAWKAIASPLMASYLLYLYKTVRKFWGEAIVVTQELGDIIGNAVVKDSIINNSDTICLLDQTKFKDNYGAIASLLSINETERKKIFSINQLENTEGRGRFKEVYIRRGSAGEVYGVEVSLHQYLTFSTEKPEKSALEVYIEYFGKYQHALDHFVNDFHASKMSLAQFVSHINQIDHPFFYDIHEDNINAPYPPATTVV, translated from the coding sequence ATGGCCGGAAAACAAGTCTTTAATATTCCTTACATCGGTATCGATCACTATCATGGCATCGATATTCTGGTCGGCACAGGCGGCGAATGTTCCGTGGTGATCAAAATTACCAATCCGGTTACCCGCTTCTCTGCCGCTTCTTCTGCGTACGACGAGTTTCATGCCCTGATGATCAACGTGGTCAAGATCATGGGCGATGGGTATTTACTGCAAAAGTCGGATGTGATCAGTAAAGAAAAATACCCGCTCAAAGAGGGCAGCGAGTATTTGCAGCAGAAATACAATGAACATTTCGCCGGGCGGGATTATATCAGGGTTAATACCTATATGACCCTGACCAAACAGGTACGCAAGGGCGCTTTTTATGTATTTGATAAAAAGGTGCTTCGTGATTTCAGCCAGCAACTGGATAAGGTCATGGACATCCTGGTTGCTGCCAAAACGTCACCGGTGATTCTTCAGGAGCAGCAACTTAATTTACTGATCATGCAGTTTCTTGCAATGGACTTTAAGCCGGAACATATCGTGCTGAACAACTTCGCGCCAAACGATACCGAGATTAAAATGGGTGACCGCGCGATCCGCAATATCCCGCTGATCAATATTGATAACGTGGATCTGCCACCAACGGTAAATACACACATTGAAATGAACGAGAAGGAAACCCTGCGCGGTTTCCCGGTAGATTTCCTGTCGTTTTTGTTCCGGGTGCCAGATTTCGAGGTGATCCTTTTTAACCAGGTCATTGACATACCCAGCCAGTTTATGACACTCAAAAAGCTGGAATTAAAAAAGAAGCGACATTCGGGCATTCCCGACCCTGCTAATACGCTATGCGTCGAGGATATTGATCTGCTCTTAAATGACGTGGCACGGGAGAACCAGTTATTGGTCAACTGCCATTTTAATATTGTGCTGGCCGCTCAGCAGGATAAGATACAGAAAGCCGCCAATTTTATCGAGAGCGCGCTCTTTGGGTTGGGTATTATGGCCAGCAAGAATGGCTATAACCAACTGGAACTTTACCGATGCGCCCTGCCGGGTAATGCGGTGGAACTGAAGGATTATGACTGGTTCCTTACCACCTGCGATGCTGCCATTTGCTTTTTTCTAAAAGAGTCGATGCCGCTCGATGAGCTGTCCGATTTTTTGGTACGCTTTACAGATCGGCAGGGCGTACCGGTAGGAATTGACGTAGCCGATCTTCCTATGCGGACTAACCGCATCAATAACCGGAACAAGTTTGTGTTAGGCCCCAGCGGTTCGGGTAAATCCTTCTTCATGAATAGCCTGATTGAACAATATATGCTGTTCAATATGGATATGGTCATTGTGGACACTGGCCATTCCTATTCCGGTTTATGCGCCTATTATAAAGGCAAATACATTACCTATACTGATAAGAAGCCGATTACCATGAACCCCTTCCAGATCACCGTGGAGGAATTCAACATCGAGAAAAAGGATTTCCTGATCTCGCTGGTTGGCTTGCTTTGGAAAGGTGCGGACGGAGTTTTCAGCCAGGTCGAACGGGATGTCATCAGCAATGTGATCAACGCTTATTACCTGCAATACTTTGAGCAGGAAAAACTGCCGCCAATCTCCAAAAAAGATCAGTTCGCTATCCGCAAAAAAGTATTGGAAGAAATGAAAGGTGGTAGCGGCTTCACGCCATTCGCCGAATTTGAAATTGAAGTGCTGGACAATGATTTAGCGGGTGAACTGCCGCGCGATGACCAGGCCTTGGTAGATGCACTCACCCATTCCGGCGACACTTTAACGCCGAACGAGACCAATCCTTTCCGGGCAGCTTATGATGAAAAGTTTCACCAGGCAGTTAAAGACGAACAATTGCGCCGCGTTAAAGCCGATGGAAAGCCGCATATTGAACAGTTAAACTTTAATAGCTTTTACGAGTTTGCACTCTGGAAAATACCGGAGATCAAACAGGAAGAACGCATTCCGTTCGATGTGGATGAGTTCCGCTATGTATTAAAGAAGTTTTATATGGGCGGCGAATTTGCCCAGATCCTGAACGAAGCAACCGATTCTTCACTGTTTACCGAGCGCTTTATTGTCTATGAAATTGACGCGGTAAAAGAAAATCGCGTCCTCTTTCCAATCGTTACGCTGGCGATCATGGATGTATTCATCCAGAAGATGCGCTTCCGTTCCTCACGTCGTAAGGCCCTTGTGGTGGAGGAAGCGTGGAAAGCGATAGCAAGCCCTTTGATGGCTTCGTACCTTCTATACCTCTACAAAACCGTTAGAAAGTTTTGGGGCGAGGCCATAGTCGTTACCCAGGAATTAGGAGATATAATCGGCAACGCAGTGGTTAAAGACAGCATCATCAACAATTCAGATACGATCTGCCTGCTGGATCAAACCAAGTTCAAGGACAATTACGGTGCTATCGCTTCGCTCTTATCGATCAATGAAACGGAGCGCAAAAAGATATTTTCTATTAACCAGCTGGAGAATACCGAAGGACGCGGACGCTTCAAAGAAGTATATATACGGCGCGGATCGGCTGGCGAGGTCTATGGTGTCGAAGTGAGTTTGCATCAGTATCTCACATTTTCAACGGAAAAGCCGGAGAAGTCTGCGCTGGAGGTATACATCGAGTACTTTGGCAAATACCAGCATGCACTGGATCACTTTGTCAATGACTTTCACGCCAGCAAAATGTCGCTCGCACAGTTTGTCAGCCATATTAATCAAATCGATCATCCATTTTTTTATGACATCCATGAAGACAATATTAATGCTCCTTATCCTCCTGCCACTACTGTTGTGTAA
- a CDS encoding relaxase/mobilization nuclease domain-containing protein: protein MFHTEFVWSKFVCTALVLSKLVFSVIVRDEFVRNEKDQHAQVHNEQVMIVHILPPVDGFPAVSYNTDKVDANKGELMKVANFGALMGLMSVRPEDYKNHLAMVSATNKHVKRPQFHVVVSAESRTYDKHELTAIGEEWLARMGYEKQPYLIIFHKDTANNHVHLVTARIDRTGKKISDRFEKIRAVETLNRVLGIDASHKAKSDIENALAFRFATEAQFRMILESKGYVLRERGGLYEAIKFGKLLETIERSLIAEKLSKDADQQRKEQLKAWFHKYAATHDTTLAKGRKGYQSEFSAVMKVKFGIELVFHASGDKPPYGYSVIDHSGKNVFKGGEIMPLKELLTIRVSESPQKEKPKVRYENNHQQMHYYDALLKAAMYNYPDLTQGLQHQDLVIIKNENGFTLHDPAAGVFINTAELLNEKEQASLSYHFRDEQSQRQHPVIPGINLASDIDDDAVLGMKRRRKKKARTNLR from the coding sequence TTGTTTCACACAGAATTTGTTTGGAGCAAATTTGTTTGCACTGCACTTGTTCTCTCCAAACTTGTTTTCAGCGTAATTGTTCGCGACGAATTTGTTCGCAATGAAAAAGATCAGCATGCACAAGTTCACAATGAACAAGTTATGATCGTCCACATCCTGCCGCCAGTCGATGGCTTTCCCGCCGTTAGCTATAATACCGATAAGGTTGATGCAAATAAGGGCGAGTTGATGAAGGTGGCGAACTTTGGCGCTTTAATGGGCCTAATGAGCGTACGGCCGGAGGATTACAAAAACCACCTGGCGATGGTATCAGCTACGAATAAGCATGTCAAGCGACCTCAGTTCCATGTGGTAGTTTCAGCGGAAAGCCGCACTTATGACAAACACGAACTAACCGCCATTGGCGAGGAATGGCTGGCGCGAATGGGTTATGAAAAGCAACCTTACCTGATCATCTTTCATAAGGATACGGCCAACAACCACGTCCATTTGGTGACCGCACGCATCGACCGCACGGGTAAAAAGATCAGCGACCGCTTTGAAAAGATACGGGCGGTGGAAACTTTGAACCGGGTATTGGGTATTGATGCCAGTCATAAAGCTAAAAGTGATATTGAAAATGCGCTGGCTTTTCGGTTTGCCACTGAAGCACAATTCCGCATGATCCTGGAAAGTAAGGGCTATGTACTGCGGGAGCGGGGCGGTCTTTACGAGGCGATCAAATTTGGGAAATTATTGGAAACCATTGAGCGGAGTTTAATAGCTGAAAAGTTAAGCAAGGATGCTGACCAGCAGCGGAAAGAACAGCTAAAAGCCTGGTTTCATAAATATGCAGCCACCCATGATACGACCTTGGCAAAAGGCCGTAAGGGTTACCAATCTGAATTTTCAGCTGTAATGAAAGTCAAATTCGGCATCGAACTGGTCTTTCACGCTTCCGGCGACAAACCGCCTTATGGTTATTCGGTGATCGATCATTCCGGTAAAAATGTCTTTAAGGGCGGTGAGATCATGCCCTTAAAAGAACTTTTAACCATTCGCGTCTCTGAAAGTCCGCAAAAGGAAAAACCGAAAGTTCGCTACGAGAACAACCATCAACAAATGCACTATTACGACGCGCTCTTAAAAGCGGCGATGTACAATTACCCTGATCTGACGCAGGGTTTACAGCATCAGGACCTGGTCATCATTAAAAACGAAAATGGCTTTACCCTGCATGATCCGGCAGCTGGAGTATTTATCAATACAGCTGAACTTTTAAACGAAAAAGAACAAGCTTCGCTCAGTTACCACTTTCGGGATGAACAGTCGCAAAGACAGCATCCGGTAATACCCGGCATCAACCTGGCATCAGACATAGATGATGATGCAGTATTAGGGATGAAGCGCCGCCGGAAGAAAAAAGCAAGAACCAATCTCCGCTGA
- a CDS encoding tyrosine-type recombinase/integrase — MNKKYEFAPATLAALEPFRAYLKQEQFSHSYIHQTINYTATFQEWLNSQSLVLAQLTHADVMEFADQLRQKGFSIKLINQIMRTLRYYFSHLQQEQAININPAAGIILKGTVRNLPHDLLTMPEMEALYESYQVTDNRTYRNKVIIGLLVYQAITRDELSHLRPEHLKLREGKIHIPATGRQLGRLLPLQPHQILELHEYLLVIRPKILAERLAERPGRKPDRYKDAREIERLFISINAQEDIRNSLLHLNYALRKLSPKYKHAKQIRQSVITEWLKEKNLRTVQYMAGHRYVSSTERYKTTNLEDLKEALNKHHPLTLS, encoded by the coding sequence ATGAACAAAAAATATGAGTTCGCACCGGCTACGCTGGCTGCTTTAGAACCTTTCCGGGCTTACCTGAAACAAGAGCAGTTCAGCCACAGTTACATACACCAAACCATCAACTATACCGCTACATTCCAGGAATGGCTCAACAGCCAAAGCTTGGTATTGGCACAACTTACCCATGCCGACGTAATGGAGTTTGCCGACCAGTTAAGGCAGAAAGGCTTTAGTATCAAGCTGATCAACCAGATCATGCGGACTTTGCGGTATTACTTCTCCCACCTGCAACAGGAACAGGCCATTAACATCAATCCCGCAGCAGGGATCATACTTAAAGGTACGGTCAGAAACCTCCCGCATGACCTGTTGACCATGCCTGAAATGGAGGCGCTCTATGAAAGTTACCAGGTTACCGACAATCGTACTTACCGCAATAAGGTCATTATTGGGTTGCTTGTTTATCAGGCAATTACAAGAGATGAACTGAGCCATTTACGCCCTGAACATCTCAAACTAAGGGAGGGCAAAATCCATATCCCCGCCACCGGCAGGCAGCTTGGCCGCTTACTTCCGTTACAGCCTCATCAAATCCTCGAACTGCATGAATACCTGCTCGTGATCCGTCCGAAAATACTGGCTGAGCGCCTGGCCGAACGACCGGGGCGCAAGCCGGATCGTTACAAAGATGCCCGGGAAATCGAACGTTTGTTTATCAGCATTAACGCACAGGAAGACATCAGAAACAGCCTTTTACACCTCAATTATGCCCTCCGGAAACTCAGCCCAAAATACAAGCATGCCAAGCAGATCAGGCAAAGTGTGATCACGGAATGGCTCAAAGAAAAGAACCTGCGCACCGTTCAATATATGGCCGGGCACCGGTATGTGAGTTCAACTGAAAGGTATAAAACAACTAATCTGGAAGACCTGAAAGAAGCCCTTAATAAACATCACCCGCTAACCTTATCATAA
- a CDS encoding tyrosine-type recombinase/integrase yields the protein MQGTLINPLYIRLHAGFTQWLRILNFEPTSPRDMPKMLAEFLLYLEAQGCDHPHDIQPEHLKKYLEYLHERPSQTAAGAISLNYIRKHLQVIRKFSRYLMESGQPSFTVKLRIKGKSTNIKSILTLAEISKLYDVVKDDIYGLRDRAMLALYYGCGLRKNEAVNINVRDILPDKELVYVRKGKGYKERYVPLAGTAKTDLENYILYARPHFAGDKKEDALLLNVSGKRLTGQTCYDRLQTLKTAAAIPKPVGLHTLRHSIASHLLHSGMQLEQIQRFLGHGSMESTQIYTHLQHEQKI from the coding sequence ATGCAAGGCACCTTAATAAATCCGCTGTATATCCGGCTGCATGCAGGCTTTACCCAATGGCTCCGGATACTCAACTTTGAACCTACCAGCCCTCGTGATATGCCTAAAATGCTGGCCGAGTTCTTACTTTATTTAGAAGCCCAGGGATGCGACCACCCGCATGATATACAGCCCGAACACCTTAAAAAATACCTGGAATATCTGCACGAAAGACCGAGCCAGACCGCAGCCGGTGCGATCAGCCTGAACTACATCCGGAAACACTTACAGGTGATCCGTAAGTTCAGCCGTTACCTGATGGAGAGCGGCCAGCCCAGCTTTACTGTAAAGCTGCGCATTAAAGGCAAAAGCACCAATATCAAAAGCATACTGACCCTGGCCGAGATCAGCAAGCTTTATGATGTGGTTAAAGATGATATATATGGGTTAAGGGACAGGGCGATGCTTGCCCTGTATTACGGTTGCGGCCTGCGGAAAAATGAGGCGGTTAATATCAATGTCCGTGACATCCTGCCCGATAAAGAACTGGTTTACGTCCGCAAAGGCAAAGGTTATAAAGAGCGTTATGTGCCACTGGCCGGTACCGCTAAAACCGATCTGGAGAACTACATCCTGTATGCCCGGCCACACTTCGCAGGTGACAAAAAAGAAGACGCTTTACTGCTTAATGTCAGTGGTAAACGGCTCACCGGCCAAACCTGTTATGACCGCTTACAAACACTGAAAACAGCGGCGGCTATCCCTAAACCCGTGGGCCTGCACACCCTGCGGCACAGCATTGCCAGCCACCTGTTACATTCCGGTATGCAACTGGAGCAGATACAACGCTTTTTAGGGCATGGCAGCATGGAAAGTACGCAGATCTACACCCATCTACAGCATGAACAAAAAATATGA
- a CDS encoding DUF4134 family protein: MKRQFMTFCCCLLALGANAQPGISEMQQAQQNLRSTFFSAMDCAQVLAAVFGIIGAVRIYHNWQMGHPRIDEQVAAWFFAAFFMVLAGVFLRGVFGL; the protein is encoded by the coding sequence ATGAAAAGACAGTTCATGACATTTTGTTGTTGCCTGCTGGCATTGGGCGCAAACGCGCAGCCTGGCATTTCGGAAATGCAGCAGGCGCAGCAAAATTTAAGATCGACATTTTTCTCCGCGATGGACTGCGCTCAGGTGCTGGCCGCTGTGTTTGGCATTATCGGCGCGGTGCGTATTTACCATAACTGGCAAATGGGCCACCCGCGCATCGATGAGCAGGTGGCCGCCTGGTTCTTTGCCGCGTTTTTCATGGTATTGGCAGGTGTCTTCCTGCGCGGCGTGTTTGGCCTGTAA